Within the Opitutaceae bacterium TAV5 genome, the region CGAGCGGCGCGGGACGGGGGATCGGCGCGATGATGAGGCCCGAAATGTTGCGGGTGCGCAGGATCTGGGTGGCGCGGCGGGGCGTCATGTGGTCGCGGTCGAACCAGAACTCTTCGAAATGATAACCGAGCTCGGCGGCGCGCGCCTTGATGCCGGCATGAGCGCGTACATACACCGGAGCCTCGCGCCAGCGGTCGGGCGTGTCGAAGGCGGTGACAAACGCCATCGAAAACTGGCTGCGGGGTTGGGGCGTGCCGGTGCGCCGGTAGGTGCGCAACGCGGAGAGCACCGGATCGGGCCGGTAACCGAGTTCGCGGGCGATGGCCTGGATGCGCTCGCGTGTGGCGGCGGGGATGCGGAGCTTGTTGCGCAGGGCTTTCGAGACCGTCGTGTGATGCACCCCGGCGAGCCGGGCGATGTCCTTCAGCACAGGCCGGGTGCTTGTATCGCTCCGAAGCGGGGGAGTGGAGTCTGGTGGGCTCATGTGAGCCCAATCCACGTCTTTGACTTGGTTGTCAAGCACGGCAGGTTGGCCTGCGTTCAGATCGTTCTCCCCGGTTTCCTCCCCGCAAGGGTTATTCCAATGCACACATTCCCTGACACCATGAAAAACATCCCCTCCGCATTCCATGCTCCGCGTCACTGCTCTCGGGTGGTTCGCGGCTTCACGCTGATCGAACTGCTCACGGTCATCGCCATCATCGGCATTCTGGCCGCGATCATCATCCCGACTGTCGGCAAGGTCCGGCAGAGCGCCTACAAAGCCCAGTGCGGCTCCAACCTCCGGCAACTCTCCCTGGCATTTCTGATGTACACCGAGGACAACAAGGGGATGCTTCCCTACAGCTATCAGGGCACCAGCGACCCCAAACGATGGACGTTGCTCATCACGGGCAATGACAATAATGGCAACCCTCTCGGTACTGCCTACATACCCGGATTTCACGGGGCATTGAAGGATGACAGTCCGATTTTAGGATGCCCATCCGCACGAAGGCTGGGAGGATTACGCGATACGGCTCCCACCTACAGCACAAACCGGAAGATCATTAACAACAATGACTCCCGGAAAAACATCTCCGAGGTCGAAGTGCCGTCAAAGACCATGATCCTTGCGGATGGCAAGGACGGTTTCAGCACGGTTGACATGGACGGCACGACGACGGCCAATTGTCCGGGCTACCTGGATCCCCATGACGGCACGGTAAACCTCGGGTTTGCCGATGGTCATGTGGAAAGCCGTTCACGTAGCAATTTCCCTCTCTCGACCACATCGTCCGCGGTCGATTACGTCGGTCACATCCTCTGGTGGGGTAAATGATCCACCGGCGATGGTTCACGCTCATGTGAGCGCAATCCGTGTCATTGGCTTGGTTGTCAATCACGGCAGGTTGGCCTGCGTTCAGATCGTTCTCCCCGATTTCCTCCCCGCAAGGGTTATTCCAATGCACACATTTCCTGACACCATGAAAAACATCCCCTCCGCGCTCCATGAGCCACGTCGGCATCTCCCGGCCGTTCGTGGCTTCACCCTGATCGAATTGCTCACCGTCATCGCCATTCTGGCCGCGATCATCATCCCGACGGTCGGCATGGAGACACAGGCGGCGCAGTGTGGGTCGGGAATATGCAATATCCGGCTTCGTGATACGGCGACACAAAACGTCACTTTCGCTTCGTCTCCACCTCTAGCAATTGCGGGGTACACCGCTATTACAAGGGATGATTGGGATAATTGGGAAGTTTCACCTTCTCCGGCAGTCGGCGGATTTGCTGGAGGTATTCCTGGATTAGCTTATCTGGCTGCATTACCTAATCCTGTATATTCAGACACGTTTTCGGGAGGTCATGTAAATACAGAAGCTAATTGGTATGAATCTTATCGGGAGGTACCACAGTTTTCCGCTAGTCTGAGCGGTAGCTCGAAAATATTAACTTTCGATCTTACCTGGATTCCCGACAATACATTTCGACTCTACGTCGATGGTGATTGGTTTACACACCCTGTCTGCTCCATCGGCGAAGAGCCCCCATTGGGTCGTGCTGACTTGTATATTAAAGGAAACTCAACTTTACTCTTCTCATTATTGGCATCGGGGCGATGTTCTTTGGGTATAGAAGCTTCCACGCTGGCGGTTCTGGACGAATTTCCAAAAACGGGTAATACATGGCATATTACAGTTCCTGTTGCTGATGATATAAATGAATTGACTTTAATATACAATTATACGTTGGGCACATTGAGAAATGCCATTTATTCGGCACGTGGTTCATGGCGTATAGATAATATGGTAAATACATATTCTCCTGAAGTATTACCTGATCGGGAATATTCTGCTTGTGGTGAAAACACGGCGCCGCCGGATAATCAGGACCGAGAACCATGATCGTCGGCGTTCAATCTCTCCCCTCACAATAGTATGGGCTCGAAATCAAAATCATCTTCCCCTTCCACTTCTGCGGAAGTGTTTAATAGCTACAATTCCACAGTGACCACTGGTGGAAACCAGGCCGGACTTCCGGCTCCGCTGATGTGCCGTCCACCATCCTGGATGACGCGCCGGGGTACAAGGATCCACACGGAGGTACCATCAGCGTCGCGTTCGCCGATGGCCATGTGGAAAGCCGGAAACTCGAAGGATTCCCGGCTGCTTCTTCGACCGAGGCGATCGACCGTCTCCTCTGGCGTGGAGAGTAACAAGGTTCCCGGGCCCGTCTGGGTTACCTGCCGCTTCCGCTGTATCCTTCCGTAATGTGTAATGTTTTCCCTCCGCATCCCCTCGTCCTGCCGTCATGTCGTTCAGGTTTCTTTTTGCGCCGGTTTCTCATCCCTGCTGTTGGTCGCAGGCGTTGTCCGGGGGGCGCTTGCGAGCGAGCAGGTGAAGCCTTCCTGGGTGGGAGATTCCGACAAGCTGCCTGTCTTCCCGAAGCCTTTTCCGGAAAAGGCGTTCCCGGAACTGAAGGTGCTGCAGCCGGACGGCTCGCCTTACCGTGTTCCGCAAGAGGACTGGGCCGGCGCCCGCGAACGGGTGGCGAAGGACGCCGGATGGAAAACCTGGCTGGCGGGTGAACAACGGCAAGCAGACCGCTGGATGGCGCATCATCGTGATCGTGCCGAATGGCGCGCCGGATGGTGGCACGCGTTCGTCAGCCCGAAGGACGGGTCCTTTTTGGTCTGGACGGAGAAAATCCCCGGCGAGGAAACCGGCACGCTCAAAAGCCGCGCCGGCCATGACGTCGCCATCACCCCCGCCATCATGGGCGGGTGGGTATACGTTTTCCGCGGGAGACATATCCGGACGGCAAATACGGCGGCGGCGTTCTTTCGGTTGACGGGTGAGGAGCGTTACGCGGAATGGGCGGCGGCGCAGCTCGATTTTTATGCGGCAAATTATCTCGGCTGGTCGCTGCAAAACGGGGCGCGGATGGCCGGGCAGAGTCTGGAGGAGGCGATCTGGCTGATCCGGCTGGCGGATACGGCGCGGTTGCTGCGCGACTGGAAAGGCGTGACGCCGGCGCGCTGGCAGACATGGGTGGAAAAACTTCTCCGGCCGCAGGCCACGCTGCTCAACGATTCGTATCAGGCTATCCACAACATTGCGACCTGGCACCGGTCGGCGTCGGCGCAGGTGGCGCTGCTCCTCGACGACGGGCCGATGTGGCGGCAGGCGGTCGAGAGCCAATACGGGCTGCGGGCGCAACTGGCCCGCGGCGTGACGACGGATTATTTCTGGTACGAGCAGTCGATGGGCTACAACAACTACATCGTGAGCGCGGTCGAGCCGTTGCTGACGTTTGCCGGCCTGCTCGGACGGCGCGATGCATTGCGCGAGGAGGCGGCGATCGTGCAAAACCTTCTGCTGGCTCCTCTCGCCATCCGTTTTCCGGACAACACGCTGCCCAATCCGGCCGATGCCACATCGCGTCCGCGCGTACCGTCAACGTGGTTGTGCGACGGCTACCGGGTGCTGCCCACCACGCTCGGCCTGAAGCAGGCGGAGAGCGTGCGTTCGTGGAACACGTTGCTTGATCCGCCGTGGAAAGCACCGGGGAGCGCGGAGATGCCGCCGGTCGAATCGCGCCGAATGGACGGGTCACGGTTCGCCCTGCTCGCGAAAGGCAAGTGGCAGGTGTTTCTGCATTGCGGCCAGGTGGGCCGTCCGCACGCGCAGGACGAGGCGCTGAACTGGTCGGCGTCGTTCGACGGCGTGGACGTGACCCACGATCCGGGCACGGTGGGTTACGCGTCGGCCTTGCACCGCGACTATTTCAAGCGGGGGCTCACCCACAACGTGCCGCTGATCAACGGCGAAGGGCAGCAGCCGTGGAAGCCGGGCGAGTTGCGCGAGTTTGATGCCGCGCGCGGCGTGATGACGGCGGAGCAGCCCGACTACCGCAACGGCGCGCTCGCCCGCCGCACGTTGCGGATCGAGGGCGCCCGGCTGATCG harbors:
- a CDS encoding heparinase, which encodes MFSLRIPSSCRHVVQVSFCAGFSSLLLVAGVVRGALASEQVKPSWVGDSDKLPVFPKPFPEKAFPELKVLQPDGSPYRVPQEDWAGARERVAKDAGWKTWLAGEQRQADRWMAHHRDRAEWRAGWWHAFVSPKDGSFLVWTEKIPGEETGTLKSRAGHDVAITPAIMGGWVYVFRGRHIRTANTAAAFFRLTGEERYAEWAAAQLDFYAANYLGWSLQNGARMAGQSLEEAIWLIRLADTARLLRDWKGVTPARWQTWVEKLLRPQATLLNDSYQAIHNIATWHRSASAQVALLLDDGPMWRQAVESQYGLRAQLARGVTTDYFWYEQSMGYNNYIVSAVEPLLTFAGLLGRRDALREEAAIVQNLLLAPLAIRFPDNTLPNPADATSRPRVPSTWLCDGYRVLPTTLGLKQAESVRSWNTLLDPPWKAPGSAEMPPVESRRMDGSRFALLAKGKWQVFLHCGQVGRPHAQDEALNWSASFDGVDVTHDPGTVGYASALHRDYFKRGLTHNVPLINGEGQQPWKPGELREFDAARGVMTAEQPDYRNGALARRTLRIEGARLIDEATVRLKKDGRDGKDGKAGGALGLALHLQGKVTLPADFQPVATAAFSRNRPAAFRYWNDVRSATFENRAEFVVELAGGKRLRVSVATPGRFTVYQGASPDTPRPAQRAGFYIEREGRADEATFTTELSPVQ